In a single window of the Xylanibacillus composti genome:
- a CDS encoding LegC family aminotransferase — MNAHLSIAEKLTLAVRSVIPAEELQHIALHEPRFHGNEWAYVKECIDTNWVSSTGSYVNRFEQMLAEFTGIPHAVAVVNGTAALHICLKLSGVSTNDEVLMPTLSFVATANAVSYVGAIPHFVDSDRRTLGIDAVKLMDYLKEISDVRGSMIFNKRTGRRIKAVIPMHTFGHPVDLDALKEVCDHYHLTMIEDAAESLGSYYKGVHTGHQGLMSAFSFNGNKIITTGGGGAILTHNAKLAEYARHLTTTAKVPHKWEYYHDEIGYNYRMPNINAALGCAQLEQLPRFIQAKRSLADQYKLVFKDIQGVEFFEEAPYARSNYWLNVVLLHPEYADQRDELLNLSNARGVMTRPSWNPLHTLPMYAQAPKMDLSVAEELNGRIINIPSSVYDNAISI; from the coding sequence TTGAATGCTCACTTGTCCATTGCTGAGAAGCTTACATTAGCTGTCCGATCCGTCATTCCTGCTGAGGAACTTCAACATATAGCACTTCACGAACCTAGATTTCATGGCAATGAATGGGCTTATGTAAAGGAATGTATCGATACCAACTGGGTTTCATCAACTGGCAGCTATGTCAACCGATTTGAACAGATGCTAGCTGAATTTACGGGGATTCCCCATGCCGTCGCTGTCGTGAATGGCACAGCGGCATTGCATATATGTCTAAAACTTTCTGGTGTAAGCACAAATGATGAAGTGCTCATGCCTACTTTAAGCTTCGTTGCTACGGCAAATGCCGTCTCCTATGTTGGAGCTATTCCACATTTTGTGGATAGCGATAGGAGAACATTAGGCATTGATGCTGTTAAGCTAATGGATTATTTGAAGGAAATAAGCGATGTACGTGGGTCTATGATCTTCAACAAACGTACCGGCCGGAGAATCAAAGCGGTCATACCGATGCATACGTTCGGTCATCCAGTCGATCTCGATGCCTTAAAGGAAGTATGCGATCATTACCATTTAACTATGATTGAGGACGCTGCCGAATCCCTAGGCTCCTATTACAAGGGGGTTCATACGGGACATCAAGGCCTCATGTCCGCATTTAGTTTCAACGGCAACAAAATCATAACTACTGGAGGCGGGGGTGCTATCCTGACCCACAATGCCAAATTAGCCGAATATGCCCGGCACTTGACGACGACAGCGAAAGTTCCCCACAAGTGGGAATATTACCACGATGAGATTGGCTACAATTATCGAATGCCAAATATAAACGCTGCTCTAGGTTGTGCCCAATTAGAGCAGCTGCCGCGTTTTATTCAAGCAAAAAGGAGTCTAGCCGATCAATATAAGCTTGTGTTCAAGGATATACAAGGTGTGGAATTTTTCGAAGAAGCCCCATATGCTCGCTCAAATTATTGGCTCAATGTTGTTTTATTGCATCCTGAATATGCGGATCAACGCGATGAGCTTCTGAATCTGTCGAATGCACGTGGCGTGATGACACGTCCATCTTGGAATCCTCTTCATACTCTACCTATGTATGCCCAGGCTCCAAAGATGGACTTGTCTGTTGCGGAAGAATTAAACGGACGAATCATTAACATTCCAAGCAGTGTTTATGATAATGCTATCTCCATTTAG
- a CDS encoding cold shock domain-containing protein: protein MQGKVKWFNAEKGYGFIETEEGGDVFVHFSAIQSEGFKTLDEGQAVEFDIVEGARGPQAANVVKL, encoded by the coding sequence ATGCAAGGTAAAGTTAAATGGTTTAACGCAGAGAAAGGCTATGGCTTTATTGAGACAGAAGAAGGCGGCGACGTTTTCGTTCATTTCTCCGCCATCCAATCCGAAGGCTTCAAAACCCTTGACGAAGGTCAAGCTGTAGAATTCGACATCGTCGAAGGCGCACGCGGACCTCAAGCAGCTAACGTAGTTAAATTATAA
- a CDS encoding SDR family oxidoreductase, which produces MNLDSNKHFFDLRGKTAIVTGGAGILGKKICQGLAEYGANVAVVDINEDEAVRIANELHSQFSIRAVGIKCDVSSPDSVESMLEKVLHEFREVHILHNNAASKSENLDEFFAPFEEYSLDQWRKVMSVNIDGMFLVAQAVGRQMVKQGKGGSIIQTSSIYGIRGPDQRIYEGSHYLNRQINTPAVYSASKSAVVGLTKYLATYWADKGIRVNTLTPGGIESGQNDTFVKKYSERIPLGRMGKPHEIVGVLLFLASDASSYVTGQNIIVDGGLSAW; this is translated from the coding sequence ATGAACTTGGATTCTAATAAGCATTTTTTTGATCTGAGAGGAAAGACTGCAATAGTAACTGGCGGGGCCGGTATATTAGGAAAAAAGATTTGTCAGGGTTTGGCTGAGTATGGTGCAAATGTTGCTGTTGTAGATATTAACGAGGATGAGGCGGTACGAATAGCGAATGAATTGCATAGCCAATTCTCTATTCGGGCAGTTGGAATCAAGTGCGATGTTTCTTCTCCAGACAGTGTGGAGAGCATGCTCGAAAAAGTGCTGCATGAATTCCGTGAAGTCCACATCCTTCATAATAATGCGGCCAGCAAATCTGAGAATCTAGATGAGTTTTTCGCCCCATTCGAGGAATATTCCTTGGATCAATGGAGAAAAGTGATGTCTGTCAATATTGATGGGATGTTTCTAGTGGCACAAGCAGTAGGTAGGCAGATGGTGAAGCAGGGCAAAGGAGGTTCTATTATCCAAACCTCTTCCATTTACGGTATTAGGGGTCCTGATCAAAGGATATATGAGGGCTCGCACTATTTGAACAGACAGATTAATACTCCGGCAGTTTACTCAGCGTCCAAGTCAGCTGTTGTTGGGTTGACCAAATACTTGGCGACTTATTGGGCAGACAAGGGGATTCGTGTGAATACACTAACCCCCGGTGGCATAGAAAGTGGTCAGAATGACACTTTCGTGAAAAAGTATTCTGAACGTATTCCGCTTGGGCGAATGGGCAAGCCTCATGAGATAGTTGGAGTCCTGTTGTTTTTAGCCTCCGATGCTTCCAGTTACGTAACCGGTCAAAACATTATTGTAGATGGCGGGTTATCTGCATGGTGA
- the hpf gene encoding ribosome hibernation-promoting factor, HPF/YfiA family — MRMNIRGQNLEVTQALKDYVEKKLSKLERYFDTPPTSEAQVTLSVNKDIHNVEVTIPMPSLLLRAEERNSDMYSSIDLVLDKLERQIRKHKTKVNRKFRQEGSLRSLFKDNFETSAPSIPVHDEEDDIEVVRTKRFTLKPMDVEEAILQMNMIGHNFFVFANMDSDEVNVVYKRSDGRYGLIEPAK, encoded by the coding sequence ATGAGAATGAATATTCGCGGTCAGAATCTTGAAGTCACCCAAGCGCTGAAAGATTACGTGGAAAAGAAACTCAGCAAGCTCGAACGCTACTTTGATACTCCCCCTACTTCTGAAGCCCAAGTCACCTTAAGCGTCAACAAGGACATTCACAATGTGGAGGTAACGATTCCAATGCCGTCCCTGCTGCTTCGCGCAGAGGAGCGCAATTCGGATATGTACTCGTCCATTGACTTGGTGCTCGATAAGCTGGAGCGGCAAATTCGCAAGCACAAGACGAAGGTGAACCGCAAGTTCCGCCAGGAAGGCAGCCTGCGCTCGCTCTTTAAGGACAACTTTGAAACGTCCGCGCCAAGCATCCCTGTTCATGATGAGGAAGATGATATCGAGGTGGTTCGCACCAAGCGCTTTACTCTGAAGCCGATGGACGTAGAGGAAGCGATCCTTCAAATGAACATGATCGGCCACAACTTTTTTGTTTTCGCCAATATGGATTCCGATGAGGTGAATGTCGTCTATAAGCGAAGCGATGGTCGGTATGGGTTGATTGAACCAGCCAAGTAA